One Fictibacillus halophilus genomic window, CAGGGGTTTACTTTTTTGACTACAAAATACGGACAACCGAAATTACAATATTCATAAATGTATTCCGGCAATGTGCTGATCTTCGTATCAAACGTAGCCTTCTCATGATTGTCTTCAAAGAACCCACGAAGTCGAAGCTGTTCGTAGCCGAGATCACCAACAATATAATCGTATTTATGTAAGATTTCACTATAGCGCGCTTTAAATTGTTCCTCGTTAAAGGCTTCTTTTACATCTTCAATCACTTCATAGGAATAATTACCAACTGTAATCAAAAATGCTTCACCTCGTTTCCTGATACTTATTTTACCATGCTTGTGCTCTTTACAGCCAACAATTTCTTCGTAAAGATCTTTTACTTTAAGGCACTCTATAGAATAAGGAGGTGAAACACCTGTGAAAAAACTAGGAATGTTCTTATTGATCGGCTTAATGCTTGCTGGATGTGGCGGCGCTGATCAAAAAAAGATGGGGCAAGAATATAAATTTTCTAAAACGAATGTAAAAGATGAGAATCGAATTGGCAACAACATGAATTATGGGGACTTTGGATATATGCGTCATATGTCGGGGGACAAAGTAAAAACAGGAAATGCGGTTCCATACTTAAATCGTCAAAAACTTGCCGACATGATCTCTGACATGGTCCTTCAATTACCAAATATTAAAGATGTCGGTACTTTGGTTACAGATGAAGAGGTTCTAATCGGCTACAAAACAACGAATAAGGACCGAAACGCAGCTGCTGATCAAGTAAAGATGACTGGTTTTTCTGTCGTACCAAGGTATTATCACGTTTACGTATCTGATGAAAAAGGAATGATCGATAAGATTGAACAATATCAATCCTTAAACAATGATACGGAACAGATCGAAGGCATCATGGACCAGCTGATTCTACAAATGAAAAAAGCGCCTCAAGGTAAGAAGTGGAACTATGGGGAAAATGAAAACGGGGAAATGAACGGGGAAACGAACAATATGCGTGGAGAAATGGAAGGCAAATAAAAAACCAGAAGCAGATCGTTGCTTCTGGCTTTTTTATTTAGCTGTTTTGTGCAGCTGCGTTTACTTGCTCATCCGCATGGTAAGAAGAACGTACTAGCGGCCCGGACTCACAATGCTTGAATCCTTTAGAGAACGCGATATCACGAAGTTCTTTAAATTCATCTGGTGTATAGTATTTTTGTACTTTTAAATGTTTTTTAGTTGGTTGTAGATATTGTCCGATCGTCATAATATCTACATTATTTGCACGTAGGTCATCCATCGTTTCAACAATTTCTTCCCACGTCTCGCCTAATCCGATCATAAGACTTGATTTTGTCGGAATGTTACCATTCATTTCCTTTGCACGACGCAAGAACTCCATCGTTCTATCATACGTTGCACGTGCACGAACTCTTGGAGAAAGACGTCTCACCGTTTCAATATTGTGGTTCATGATATCTGGTTTGGCATCCATCAATGTTTTGAGCGCATCAAAATCACCTAACATGTCAGATGGCAATACTTCAATGGAACAGAATGGATTACGAGCACGAACAGCACGAACGGTTTCAGCAAAAACATGAGCACCGCCATCTTTAAGATCATCACGTGCAACAGCCGTGATTACAACGTGTTTCAGACCCATTTGTTCAACAGATTCTGCTACACGTTCTGGCTCCTGTAGATCGAGTTCTGTTGGTAATCCTGTTTTTACTGCACAAAAACGACAAGCACGTGTACAGATGTCTCCAAGAATCATAAAAGTAGCTGTTTTTCGAACAGCCCAACATTCATGGATGTTAGGACATTTAGCTTCTTCACATACCGTATGTAGCTTTTTCTCACGCATCATCTTTTTGAGTTCTTTATAATTTTCGTTCGTGTTTAGCTTTATTTTTAACCACTCGGGTTTACGTACATATTCTTCTTTCTTTGCCATCATCATCACCCCAAATTTTCTTGGTCTTTCGTATAATGAACGTTCGTATTTTAGTTGCTACTTAAACATTATTGTCCCATCAATACTCTACCATACGACAGGGCAAAATTCCAAACAAGAGTTTTTTCCAACATTTTTCCTTCATGTTTTTTCTTAACTTCAACAAACTATAGATAAATGAAAGAAAGGAGTGGATTGGGACGTATGAGGAAATTTACTGTCCTGTTCCTCACTCTGACAGCCCTTCTAATAACCTTTCTTCCGGAAAGCAGGAGCACGGCAGCAGAGCGATTTACGAAAGAAGATGTGGAAAGGCTTAGCCTCTATAAAAAAATGGAGTCCGTCACTCTCATTCCATGGCATTACTTTGCAGGTGTAGACCAATACGAAAGAAGCGTAAGAAAAGCGAGAAGAGATCTACCTGCCAGAAAAGGATTAGTCGGCATTTATTTTTCTCCCTTACAATGGTCTGGACCTATAAACCCAACGATGGACGATACGAACCCTGAACGAATCTCCATGTTTGGAGGCATCGGAAAAGACGGGAACAACGACGGAATTGCTGATCGAAACAACGATGAAGACATTTTATATACATTTAGTGAGATCATTCAAAAGCATGGGCATGATATAGAAAATTTTAGAATCGGCCTTTGGAGCTATTACCAGCGTGATAAAGCCGTAGATATTATTATGGAAAACGCGAAGATCTATGAGACCTATGGAACTGTTTCTCTAGACAAACACAGCTTTATCGTTCCATTAAGATCAAACTATAGCTATCGAAGCACATGGGGTGACCGTCGTGGATTTGGTGGCTTACGAATTCATGAAGGTACAGATATTTTTGCGGATTACGGGGTTCCTGTAAAAGCCGTTTCGTACGGAATCGTTGAGATCAAGGGGTGGAACCGTTTTGGCGGATGGAGAATCGGTGTCCGTGATATCAATAATGTGTATCATTATTACGCCCATTTAGGCAGCTTCAATAAAGCAATCGAGAAAGGGTCTATCGTTGAACCCGGAACGGTGCTTGGCTATGTAGGCAGCTCTGGGTACGGTCCTCCCGGAACATCAGGGAAATTCCCTCCTCACCTACACTTTGGCATGTACCGTGACAACGGATATACGGAATGGGCATTCGATCCTTACCCTTATTTAAAAGCATGGGAACGTCAGGAGCGTATTAACAACAGGCGAAGATAAAGATGAATGTTAGCTAAGTTGGAAAAAGAAGCTTGAGGGCTTCTTTTTTTACTGGGCGCTCGTATTTTTCATATGGCGCTCGTAAATCTCGAGCCTTGCTCTGATTTACGAGCGCCATCATAAAAAAGCTGATTCTTCAACAGAAGAACCAGCTTCACACTTTATTTCTTTCTGGAAACGCGAACCACATTTGCGATACTGCGATTAAGAAGAAAATATAATTATTCTGCTGCTTCCTCACCCGTGTCTTCTGATGA contains:
- a CDS encoding M23 family metallopeptidase, whose translation is MRKFTVLFLTLTALLITFLPESRSTAAERFTKEDVERLSLYKKMESVTLIPWHYFAGVDQYERSVRKARRDLPARKGLVGIYFSPLQWSGPINPTMDDTNPERISMFGGIGKDGNNDGIADRNNDEDILYTFSEIIQKHGHDIENFRIGLWSYYQRDKAVDIIMENAKIYETYGTVSLDKHSFIVPLRSNYSYRSTWGDRRGFGGLRIHEGTDIFADYGVPVKAVSYGIVEIKGWNRFGGWRIGVRDINNVYHYYAHLGSFNKAIEKGSIVEPGTVLGYVGSSGYGPPGTSGKFPPHLHFGMYRDNGYTEWAFDPYPYLKAWERQERINNRRR
- a CDS encoding YutD family protein, which produces MITVGNYSYEVIEDVKEAFNEEQFKARYSEILHKYDYIVGDLGYEQLRLRGFFEDNHEKATFDTKISTLPEYIYEYCNFGCPYFVVKKVNP
- the lipA gene encoding lipoyl synthase, whose translation is MAKKEEYVRKPEWLKIKLNTNENYKELKKMMREKKLHTVCEEAKCPNIHECWAVRKTATFMILGDICTRACRFCAVKTGLPTELDLQEPERVAESVEQMGLKHVVITAVARDDLKDGGAHVFAETVRAVRARNPFCSIEVLPSDMLGDFDALKTLMDAKPDIMNHNIETVRRLSPRVRARATYDRTMEFLRRAKEMNGNIPTKSSLMIGLGETWEEIVETMDDLRANNVDIMTIGQYLQPTKKHLKVQKYYTPDEFKELRDIAFSKGFKHCESGPLVRSSYHADEQVNAAAQNS
- a CDS encoding YhcN/YlaJ family sporulation lipoprotein, translating into MKKLGMFLLIGLMLAGCGGADQKKMGQEYKFSKTNVKDENRIGNNMNYGDFGYMRHMSGDKVKTGNAVPYLNRQKLADMISDMVLQLPNIKDVGTLVTDEEVLIGYKTTNKDRNAAADQVKMTGFSVVPRYYHVYVSDEKGMIDKIEQYQSLNNDTEQIEGIMDQLILQMKKAPQGKKWNYGENENGEMNGETNNMRGEMEGK